One genomic segment of Candidatus Berkiella aquae includes these proteins:
- the glnA gene encoding glutamate--ammonia ligase: MSIQKVLEQIQENKIKFVDLRFTDTRGKEQHVSVPAHVVNEEFLAEGKMFDGSSIAGWKGINESDMILLPDPETAVIDPFLEEATLLIRCDIHDPTTMQSYIRDPRSLARRAEQYLKSTGIADTAFFGPEPEFFILDDVRWKISMNSAYYMIDADEAAWNSERNMTGGNMGHRPTVKGGYFPVPPVDSSQDLRSAMCQTLEKMGLEVETHHHEVATAGQNEIGTKFRTLLRKADELQILKYVVHNVSHAYGKTATFMPKPIVGDNGSGMHCHQSLFKGGVNLFSGDGYAGLSDIALFYMGGIIKHAKALNAFTNASTNSYKRLVPGYEAPVYLAYSAHNRSASIRIPYTPSPKARRIEVRFPDAATNPYLAFSAMLMAGLDGIRKQIHPGDAMDKDLYDLPPEEAAELDTVAETLTEALDALKKDNAFLKEGGVFSDELINGYIELKEQEVKRVNMTTHPLEFEMYYSL; encoded by the coding sequence ATGTCCATTCAAAAAGTACTAGAACAAATTCAAGAAAATAAAATCAAATTCGTCGACTTACGCTTTACTGATACACGTGGCAAAGAACAACATGTTTCTGTTCCAGCCCACGTCGTTAATGAAGAATTTTTAGCTGAAGGCAAAATGTTTGATGGTTCCTCCATTGCGGGTTGGAAAGGAATTAATGAATCTGACATGATTTTACTGCCTGATCCAGAAACCGCTGTTATTGATCCTTTTCTCGAAGAAGCAACACTACTGATTCGTTGCGATATTCATGATCCAACAACAATGCAAAGCTATATCAGGGATCCTCGCTCACTTGCCCGAAGAGCTGAGCAATATTTGAAATCAACCGGCATTGCAGACACTGCCTTTTTTGGTCCAGAACCAGAGTTTTTTATTCTCGATGATGTGCGCTGGAAAATCAGCATGAATAGCGCATACTATATGATTGATGCTGATGAAGCTGCTTGGAATTCCGAACGGAATATGACCGGCGGAAATATGGGCCATCGCCCTACGGTTAAAGGCGGTTATTTCCCAGTTCCTCCCGTTGATTCATCGCAAGATCTACGTTCTGCCATGTGCCAAACCCTTGAAAAAATGGGATTAGAAGTAGAAACCCATCACCATGAAGTCGCAACCGCTGGTCAAAATGAAATCGGCACTAAATTTCGTACGCTCCTACGCAAAGCAGATGAACTCCAGATCTTAAAATATGTTGTGCATAATGTTTCGCATGCTTACGGTAAAACAGCAACATTTATGCCAAAACCTATCGTCGGAGACAACGGCAGCGGTATGCATTGCCATCAGTCTTTGTTTAAAGGTGGAGTGAATTTGTTTAGTGGTGATGGTTATGCGGGTTTATCTGATATTGCGCTATTTTATATGGGCGGTATCATAAAACATGCAAAAGCATTGAATGCTTTTACCAACGCCTCAACCAATAGCTATAAACGTTTAGTACCAGGTTACGAGGCACCGGTTTATCTGGCTTATTCTGCACATAATCGTTCAGCTTCTATTCGTATTCCTTACACACCTTCACCTAAAGCTCGTCGCATCGAAGTCCGTTTCCCTGATGCTGCGACCAATCCCTATTTAGCATTCTCTGCAATGTTAATGGCTGGTCTTGATGGTATTCGTAAGCAAATTCATCCGGGTGATGCAATGGATAAAGATCTTTATGATTTGCCCCCAGAAGAAGCAGCTGAACTCGATACCGTTGCAGAAACACTGACAGAAGCATTAGATGCTCTCAAGAAAGATAATGCTTTCTTAAAAGAAGGCGGTGTTTTCTCTGATGAGCTGATCAATGGCTATATTGAACTCAAAGAACAAGAAGTAAAACGCGTTAATATGACAACGCATCCTCTTGAATTTGAAATGTACTATAGCTTGTAA
- a CDS encoding DUF4124 domain-containing protein, which produces MQTIRYLLLLALIYSSAPFAETIYKGTDGSGRTIYSDQPFENSNKIEIESPQTYSAPPVTTKIEPLTKSKAIVYQLSIVAPEQNQTFTNEITTIDVKVNITPTLQPGDKIQLLLNGQPYGTPSESTSFTLQSLFRGAYRVQAQVISAQTNQSIAQSNEVTFYQKRPMLH; this is translated from the coding sequence ATGCAAACAATTCGTTACTTGCTACTCTTGGCGCTGATTTATTCTTCAGCGCCATTTGCTGAAACTATCTACAAAGGGACTGATGGCTCTGGTAGAACTATTTATAGTGATCAACCTTTTGAAAATAGTAATAAAATAGAAATTGAATCTCCGCAAACTTATTCTGCGCCACCTGTCACAACGAAAATCGAGCCCTTGACGAAAAGCAAAGCTATCGTTTATCAACTAAGCATTGTTGCACCTGAACAAAATCAAACCTTTACTAATGAAATCACGACTATTGACGTTAAAGTGAATATCACGCCCACCCTACAGCCTGGTGACAAGATTCAATTATTATTAAATGGGCAGCCTTATGGCACCCCAAGTGAATCGACTTCTTTCACTTTGCAATCTTTGTTTCGTGGCGCTTATCGAGTGCAAGCTCAAGTGATTTCAGCGCAGACAAACCAATCCATTGCTCAAAGCAATGAGGTAACCTTTTATCAAAAACGGCCGATGCTACATTAA
- a CDS encoding prepilin-type N-terminal cleavage/methylation domain-containing protein, giving the protein MKKQTGFTLIELVITMVISAILASVVIEIIAGPIRSYFWYAKRSALVNIAESNFDTIQQDLHNSLSQSVVIQNNEHSQNLSFRKILYKGIMLPNQTLVLPEHINLANQNEPLFIVFPNSAEKEKLHPFSLRNDKDKMSENILHPVPYYIVGSLMQYRCKQNEHQLERILELNDNLQEKSLMTNQISDCQFSQLTDGSRRGVLISLTFGQEKEQVKLTQPIYVEQLL; this is encoded by the coding sequence ATGAAAAAGCAAACAGGGTTCACGCTTATTGAACTTGTCATAACGATGGTCATATCTGCCATCTTAGCGAGCGTTGTAATAGAAATTATTGCTGGGCCGATACGTTCTTATTTTTGGTATGCCAAGCGTAGCGCATTAGTTAATATTGCAGAATCAAATTTTGACACCATACAACAAGACTTACACAATAGTTTGTCGCAATCGGTTGTTATTCAAAATAATGAACACTCACAAAATCTTTCCTTTAGAAAAATTTTATATAAAGGCATTATGTTACCAAATCAAACGCTAGTATTGCCAGAGCATATTAATTTGGCCAATCAAAATGAGCCTCTTTTTATTGTTTTTCCAAATTCCGCTGAAAAGGAAAAATTACATCCTTTCTCCTTAAGAAATGATAAAGATAAAATGAGTGAAAATATACTGCATCCAGTTCCATATTATATCGTGGGTTCATTGATGCAATATCGATGCAAGCAAAATGAACATCAGTTGGAACGAATTTTAGAATTAAATGACAATCTTCAAGAAAAATCTTTAATGACCAATCAAATATCAGATTGTCAGTTTTCGCAATTAACGGATGGATCTCGTCGTGGCGTATTAATCTCATTAACATTCGGGCAGGAAAAAGAACAAGTTAAATTAACGCAACCTATCTATGTCGAGCAACTGCTATGA
- a CDS encoding pilus assembly FimT family protein, whose product MRSMHGQKGFTLIELVIVIVLLGILASVALPRFLNITKDAHNASVSGTAGAIASAINIAHAKWLASGQPVSVPPIAGIDFTNSGHADVGFNVEGWPDAASDKTDISAENVLGNGGKDNETCALLMKNLLSSSSVTFGSGDDCNEQYCAIYKAPECIYTYQQNKEVVRTITYSTTSGIVSKKLPTH is encoded by the coding sequence ATGAGGTCAATGCACGGGCAAAAGGGCTTTACACTAATTGAATTAGTGATAGTTATCGTTTTATTAGGCATTTTAGCGTCAGTGGCGTTACCGAGATTTCTAAATATTACCAAAGATGCCCATAATGCAAGTGTTAGTGGTACCGCGGGAGCCATTGCCTCAGCTATTAATATTGCTCATGCAAAATGGCTTGCTAGCGGCCAGCCTGTTTCTGTGCCACCGATTGCGGGCATCGACTTTACTAATAGTGGCCACGCTGATGTTGGATTTAATGTTGAAGGTTGGCCAGATGCGGCAAGTGATAAAACAGACATTTCGGCTGAAAATGTTTTAGGTAACGGTGGTAAAGATAATGAAACATGTGCACTCCTCATGAAAAATCTTTTGTCATCTTCCAGTGTCACATTTGGTAGTGGTGATGATTGTAATGAGCAGTATTGCGCCATATATAAAGCACCTGAATGTATTTATACCTATCAGCAAAATAAGGAAGTAGTGCGAACCATTACCTATTCCACAACCAGTGGCATAGTGAGTAAGAAGTTGCCTACACATTGA
- a CDS encoding prepilin-type N-terminal cleavage/methylation domain-containing protein has product MRNESGFTLIELVIVVVLLGLLAAVALPRYLNISDKARSAVVASTGGAFSAGLNVAKTQWELNERTDRFVDIDGTGVARLRFNKEGYPVAISGDGVHGLSEIKDGGVAGNDTCGQIFYKVVKTSGISIIPADETGKCNSGDFCATATSENSCVFTYRRTNEKITYDAKTGEVSYP; this is encoded by the coding sequence ATGCGAAATGAAAGCGGGTTTACCTTAATAGAGTTAGTGATCGTTGTTGTACTGCTAGGTTTATTAGCAGCCGTTGCATTACCACGATATTTAAATATCAGTGATAAAGCACGTTCAGCAGTTGTTGCTTCAACTGGTGGGGCTTTCAGTGCTGGTTTAAATGTTGCTAAAACACAATGGGAATTAAATGAACGTACCGATAGGTTTGTTGATATTGATGGCACTGGCGTTGCGAGATTGCGTTTTAATAAAGAAGGATATCCTGTCGCGATAAGTGGGGATGGGGTGCATGGCTTGTCAGAAATCAAGGATGGTGGTGTTGCAGGTAATGACACCTGTGGTCAGATTTTCTATAAGGTTGTTAAAACATCAGGGATTAGTATTATTCCTGCTGATGAAACAGGAAAATGTAATAGTGGAGATTTTTGCGCGACGGCAACCAGTGAAAACAGTTGTGTTTTTACCTATAGACGCACAAATGAAAAAATTACTTATGATGCTAAAACGGGTGAAGTTTCATATCCATAA
- a CDS encoding type II secretion system F family protein, with protein MPSYRYRGRDKNGQLVEGLIEAASANNVAIKLSGIDIIPISIVITEDSQTVEDLLMNLFGMGLPSAEELIIFSQQMYALLKAGVSLIYGLKVVSETTKHTVFRNIITDVIISLESGYSFSKALSKHPMVFQPLMIAMVEVGENTGQLETSFLQIREYLETEQSTKQRIKTALRYPIIVIAAILTALIIINIMVIPAFRDFFSNFGAKLPLPTRILITTSDLFVLHGWLISGFCILMVIGALYYAHTIQGKWWISYFKLKIPFVGSIVRRSIYARFCRAFAMTISANVPLLQAFKVVANVTGNSYLSQKILNMRHHIELGESLYHAAKESNLFSPIALQMMAIGEETGEVDKILLDIAYYYEKDVDYDLKQLGDLIEPILIIIIALMVLLLALGVFLPMWDISTVALRKMDGV; from the coding sequence ATGCCAAGTTATCGATATAGAGGACGTGATAAAAATGGTCAACTAGTTGAAGGTTTGATTGAAGCAGCAAGTGCTAATAACGTTGCAATCAAGCTTTCAGGTATTGATATTATTCCTATTTCAATTGTTATAACGGAAGATAGTCAAACAGTTGAAGATTTACTGATGAATTTGTTTGGCATGGGACTTCCATCAGCAGAAGAACTCATTATATTTTCTCAACAAATGTATGCCTTGTTAAAAGCCGGAGTTTCGCTCATTTATGGTTTAAAAGTGGTTAGTGAAACAACAAAACATACGGTATTTAGAAATATTATTACCGATGTGATTATTAGCCTTGAATCTGGCTATAGTTTTAGTAAAGCTTTAAGTAAACATCCTATGGTGTTCCAACCACTCATGATTGCAATGGTTGAGGTCGGCGAAAACACAGGGCAATTGGAAACATCTTTTTTACAAATTAGAGAATATTTAGAAACAGAACAGTCAACGAAACAAAGAATTAAAACAGCGCTTCGTTATCCTATCATTGTGATTGCCGCAATCTTAACCGCGCTCATTATTATTAATATCATGGTGATTCCTGCTTTTCGTGATTTCTTCTCAAATTTTGGAGCAAAATTACCCTTGCCAACTAGGATATTAATTACAACATCTGATCTTTTTGTATTGCATGGTTGGTTGATAAGCGGATTTTGCATCTTAATGGTAATAGGGGCTCTATATTATGCCCATACCATCCAAGGAAAATGGTGGATATCCTATTTTAAACTAAAAATACCATTTGTAGGCTCAATAGTAAGACGTTCAATTTATGCAAGATTTTGTCGAGCATTTGCAATGACAATAAGTGCAAACGTGCCACTCCTTCAAGCTTTTAAAGTGGTTGCAAATGTAACTGGAAATTCGTATTTGTCACAGAAAATATTAAATATGCGCCATCATATAGAACTTGGTGAATCACTTTATCATGCGGCAAAAGAAAGTAACCTGTTTTCACCAATTGCTTTGCAGATGATGGCAATTGGGGAAGAAACAGGAGAAGTGGATAAAATACTTTTGGATATCGCATATTATTATGAGAAAGATGTTGATTATGATCTTAAGCAACTAGGCGATTTGATTGAACCTATATTAATAATCATTATTGCCCTAATGGTCCTACTGTTGGCCTTAGGCGTATTTCTACCCATGTGGGATATATCAACAGTAGCCTTAAGAAAAATGGATGGGGTTTAA
- a CDS encoding ATPase, T2SS/T4P/T4SS family yields MIKKIRLGDLLVENKIISFSQLEKALRKQQGTGRKLGDVLIELGYLKETDLVMFLAKQLNIPFLELSSYKIKPEVIRELPEAIARRLKAIPLDRVKDGFLVAMTDPTDIVGYDEIARKLKKNIRIVIVRESELSKIIDEVYRRTEEIASLVGELEQEIAFTNVINDIEDESHDAPIKKLLHSIFEDAIQVNASDIHIEPAEDGLRIRLRVDGVLQEQVIQGRNIVSALVLKLKLIARLNISERRLPQDGRFTIRVKDRKVDVRIATMPVQNGESVVMRLLDKTTGLLRLDDLGMESKYIKHFRSYLKRPYGMILVTGPTGSGKSTTLYAALSEINSQDKKIITVEDPVEYSFDRINQIQIQPKIGLNFSTVLRSVLRHDPDIIMVGEIRDEETAQIALRSAMTGHLVLSTLHTNDARSAVVRLLDMGIQPYLASSAIHLVIAQRLARRVCTRCLETYHPSQEELKMLSNLGFNVDKDVRFVEGKGCTHCAMRGYKGRIGIYEYLEITESMVDALRDNDLKTYNQLVNKNPLFCSLSQSAFEYAKLGVISLSEVSRLSLEYFE; encoded by the coding sequence ATGATTAAAAAAATAAGATTAGGAGATTTGCTTGTTGAAAACAAGATAATTTCCTTTTCACAGCTTGAAAAGGCTTTGCGCAAGCAACAAGGTACGGGACGAAAGTTAGGAGATGTTTTAATTGAACTTGGATATTTAAAAGAAACTGATTTGGTAATGTTTTTAGCAAAACAATTAAATATCCCCTTTCTAGAATTAAGCTCCTATAAAATAAAGCCGGAGGTCATTAGAGAACTACCAGAAGCCATCGCAAGAAGGTTAAAGGCGATACCGCTTGACAGAGTTAAAGATGGATTCTTAGTGGCAATGACTGATCCGACAGATATTGTTGGCTATGATGAAATTGCACGAAAGTTAAAAAAGAACATTCGTATTGTGATTGTGCGCGAGAGTGAGCTTTCAAAAATCATTGATGAAGTTTATCGTCGTACAGAAGAAATTGCATCACTGGTAGGCGAACTTGAGCAAGAAATAGCTTTTACTAATGTGATTAATGATATTGAAGATGAATCACATGATGCGCCTATTAAAAAACTTTTGCACTCCATCTTTGAAGATGCGATACAAGTCAATGCATCTGATATTCATATTGAACCAGCAGAAGATGGCCTACGGATCAGATTGCGAGTTGATGGTGTGCTTCAAGAGCAAGTTATTCAAGGTAGAAATATTGTTAGTGCATTAGTTCTTAAATTAAAACTAATTGCCAGATTGAATATTTCAGAAAGGCGCTTGCCACAAGATGGTCGTTTCACTATTAGGGTCAAAGATAGAAAAGTGGATGTGCGAATTGCAACAATGCCTGTGCAAAATGGTGAATCCGTTGTGATGCGTTTGCTTGATAAAACGACAGGGTTATTGCGGTTAGATGATTTAGGCATGGAATCGAAATATATTAAACATTTCAGATCCTATTTAAAAAGACCGTACGGAATGATTCTTGTTACAGGCCCAACAGGGAGTGGTAAATCAACGACGTTATATGCAGCACTGAGTGAAATTAATTCACAAGATAAGAAAATCATTACTGTTGAAGATCCAGTAGAGTATTCATTTGACAGAATCAATCAAATACAAATTCAACCTAAAATTGGCTTGAATTTTTCAACCGTATTACGCTCGGTATTACGCCATGATCCAGATATCATCATGGTTGGTGAAATACGCGATGAAGAAACGGCACAGATTGCCTTGCGTTCAGCGATGACAGGTCATTTGGTTCTATCTACTTTGCATACGAATGATGCAAGAAGTGCTGTTGTGCGTTTGTTAGATATGGGTATCCAGCCTTATTTAGCATCGAGTGCAATTCATTTAGTGATAGCCCAACGCCTTGCAAGACGTGTTTGTACGCGTTGTCTTGAAACCTATCATCCGTCACAGGAAGAGCTAAAAATGTTAAGCAATTTGGGGTTTAATGTAGACAAGGATGTTAGATTTGTTGAAGGCAAAGGGTGCACTCATTGCGCGATGCGAGGTTACAAGGGACGAATTGGTATTTATGAATATCTAGAGATTACGGAAAGTATGGTTGATGCTTTACGTGATAATGATTTAAAAACTTATAATCAGTTAGTGAATAAAAATCCATTGTTTTGCTCATTGTCCCAATCTGCATTTGAATACGCAAAACTGGGCGTCATCAGTTTATCTGAAGTCTCACGATTATCACTAGAATATTTTGAATAA
- the pilM gene encoding pilus assembly protein PilM, with product MPLFKVKNDPLQEKQLGIQFTTQGIRFALIEEKQNNKILLEVDHHETSQWDQQKQFLKEKIAQLNLSAIKTNILIPQSDYQIFLVEQPMVSINEKKDAVRWRIADYLDYPIEEAVVDYIEVPQKNKENNAMLTYVIATKKSTVDEYAEFIKELGLNVISVDICQSALREIAFQLDDSDEGQALLHIEEHKSHIILFKNKILYMMRDFDIGHRQLKTESELQDLAVEIQRSIDYCSSNLKNIVISRIVLTPLPERKAEILTNLSNILSLPVRMINYAEFIKESEKLDMSQSNSNTFVIGAAISGAL from the coding sequence ATGCCGCTTTTCAAAGTGAAAAATGACCCGTTACAGGAAAAGCAATTAGGGATTCAATTTACCACTCAAGGCATACGGTTTGCGCTTATTGAAGAAAAGCAGAACAACAAAATTTTATTAGAAGTTGATCATCATGAAACATCCCAATGGGACCAGCAAAAGCAATTCTTAAAAGAGAAAATTGCACAGCTAAATTTATCTGCAATCAAAACCAATATATTGATTCCACAAAGTGATTATCAAATTTTTTTGGTAGAGCAGCCCATGGTTTCAATCAATGAGAAGAAAGATGCCGTGCGTTGGCGTATTGCAGATTATCTTGATTATCCTATCGAAGAGGCGGTGGTTGATTACATTGAAGTGCCTCAAAAAAATAAAGAGAATAATGCAATGCTGACTTATGTCATTGCAACTAAAAAAAGCACAGTAGACGAATATGCAGAATTTATAAAGGAATTGGGGCTAAATGTCATATCCGTTGATATTTGCCAAAGCGCATTGCGCGAAATTGCATTTCAACTAGACGATTCGGATGAAGGGCAAGCACTCTTACATATAGAAGAACATAAAAGTCATATTATATTATTCAAAAATAAAATACTTTATATGATGAGAGATTTTGATATTGGCCATCGTCAACTAAAAACAGAATCAGAATTACAAGATCTGGCTGTAGAGATTCAGCGTTCAATTGATTATTGTTCTAGCAATTTAAAAAATATAGTTATTTCACGGATTGTTTTGACACCATTGCCAGAGCGCAAAGCAGAAATATTGACAAACCTAAGTAACATTTTGAGTCTTCCAGTAAGAATGATTAACTATGCTGAATTTATAAAAGAATCAGAAAAACTGGACATGAGTCAATCTAACAGCAACACCTTCGTAATTGGAGCTGCGATCAGTGGAGCACTATGA
- a CDS encoding L,D-transpeptidase family protein encodes MENLNKVPTVRMFLAAITLGIGIGISPQTSFGTTYVLPHNGSIIGNIQHATVMPGDTLATLGLRHGVGGYEMMEANPGVSFRDPPVGATLIVPSRFILPEGSRQGIVINIAELRLYYYHPDGVHVSTYPIGVGQEGWDTPLGKNAVVRMREKPTWVVPDSIMENHLRHGKVIPKVKPAGPDNPLGEYAITTGFKNIVIHGTPDTKEKAVGLRSSHGCIRMRNSDVGDLYKMVKVGTPVEIIHQPVKIGQLDNKVYLESHVPVSETLTMADYRDVGSLIKKVTSKAGDKYTIEWQKVDELQRNHRGYPEPIGSIF; translated from the coding sequence ATGGAAAATTTAAATAAGGTACCAACAGTTAGGATGTTCCTTGCTGCAATCACGTTAGGAATTGGCATTGGTATATCCCCCCAAACTAGCTTTGGAACAACTTATGTACTACCTCACAACGGTAGTATTATCGGCAATATTCAACATGCAACCGTTATGCCCGGTGACACGTTAGCAACGTTAGGTTTACGACACGGTGTTGGCGGTTACGAAATGATGGAAGCAAACCCAGGCGTTAGCTTTCGTGATCCCCCCGTCGGAGCCACATTAATCGTGCCTTCAAGATTTATTCTCCCCGAAGGATCTCGTCAAGGCATCGTCATTAACATCGCTGAATTACGCTTATATTATTATCATCCTGATGGGGTGCATGTTTCTACTTATCCGATTGGAGTCGGGCAAGAGGGCTGGGATACGCCGTTAGGAAAAAACGCCGTTGTTCGTATGCGAGAAAAACCGACTTGGGTCGTGCCTGATTCTATTATGGAGAATCATTTACGTCATGGGAAAGTTATCCCAAAAGTAAAACCCGCAGGACCGGATAATCCATTAGGTGAATATGCAATCACGACTGGATTTAAAAATATTGTCATTCACGGCACACCTGATACCAAAGAAAAAGCCGTAGGACTTCGTTCAAGTCATGGCTGTATTCGGATGCGAAATAGTGATGTGGGTGATTTATACAAAATGGTTAAAGTAGGTACGCCTGTAGAAATCATTCATCAACCTGTTAAAATTGGGCAATTAGATAATAAAGTTTATCTAGAGTCACATGTCCCAGTCTCAGAAACGCTCACTATGGCAGATTATCGCGATGTGGGATCATTAATTAAAAAAGTCACCAGTAAAGCCGGCGATAAATATACTATCGAATGGCAAAAAGTGGATGAGCTGCAACGAAATCATCGCGGATATCCAGAGCCTATCGGATCTATCTTTTAA
- a CDS encoding TrmH family RNA methyltransferase, translating to MFSIILYQPEIPPNTGNIIRLCANTGATLHLIEPLGFVLDDKNLRRAGLDYHPLTQIHVHPDFDSCLAHFSDKRIFALSAKGKTLYTTPSFSADDAFLFGPETRGLPQDVLQTFTQEHILRLPQITADRSLNLSNTAAVMLYEAWRQINFT from the coding sequence ATGTTTTCTATCATTTTATATCAACCTGAAATTCCGCCTAATACCGGTAATATCATTCGCTTATGTGCCAATACTGGCGCTACTTTGCATTTGATTGAACCCCTAGGTTTTGTGTTAGATGATAAAAATTTACGCCGTGCCGGCTTAGATTATCATCCCCTAACGCAAATTCATGTTCATCCTGATTTTGATTCTTGTCTTGCCCATTTCAGCGATAAGCGTATTTTTGCGCTAAGTGCAAAAGGTAAAACACTTTATACGACGCCTTCGTTTTCGGCAGACGATGCTTTTTTATTTGGCCCTGAAACGCGCGGCTTACCACAAGACGTTCTGCAAACCTTTACACAGGAACATATTCTGCGATTACCACAAATAACCGCTGATCGTAGCTTAAATCTTTCCAATACTGCTGCAGTAATGCTTTACGAGGCTTGGCGGCAAATTAATTTTACTTAG
- a CDS encoding NAD(P)H-dependent glycerol-3-phosphate dehydrogenase — MKSFLVLGSGSWGSALALYLAKQGHQVVLWGHDPDAMAACAKTRVNEQYLPHFTFPANVSFSSSLPQAFQSAGKEAVVFLVVPSHAFAEVTKAIAPFLTAQAGIIWGTKGLSENGDLLHELCELHCGQRPMAVLSGPSFATEVAKGLPTAITIAANEIAFGQALQTAFHSEQFRVYLSDDMPGVELGGAVKNVLAIAVGMSDGLGYGANARSALITRGLAELCRLGDALGAKLATLMGLSGVGDIVLTCTDNQSRNRRFGLALGQGISQDQAEQTIGQVVEGKINAKQVMLLAHKLKIDMPICQQVYDVLFAKTTPQQAVTNLLNRPPKTEG, encoded by the coding sequence ATGAAATCTTTTTTAGTATTAGGATCAGGTTCCTGGGGTAGTGCGCTTGCGCTCTACCTTGCAAAACAAGGGCATCAAGTTGTGCTATGGGGACATGATCCCGACGCAATGGCAGCTTGCGCCAAGACACGTGTCAATGAGCAGTATCTTCCTCATTTTACTTTTCCTGCCAATGTCAGTTTTAGTAGTTCCTTGCCACAAGCCTTCCAATCTGCGGGAAAAGAAGCCGTTGTTTTTTTGGTTGTGCCAAGTCACGCTTTTGCTGAGGTAACCAAAGCGATTGCCCCATTCTTAACTGCGCAAGCAGGCATCATTTGGGGAACAAAAGGCTTATCGGAAAACGGTGATTTATTGCATGAGCTCTGTGAGCTTCATTGTGGTCAGCGCCCAATGGCTGTTTTATCTGGTCCAAGTTTTGCAACAGAAGTTGCCAAAGGATTACCTACCGCAATTACCATTGCAGCCAATGAAATTGCTTTTGGTCAAGCGCTGCAAACCGCTTTTCATAGTGAACAATTTCGTGTTTATTTATCCGATGATATGCCTGGCGTTGAATTAGGTGGTGCTGTCAAAAATGTACTTGCCATCGCTGTGGGTATGTCAGATGGTTTAGGTTATGGCGCAAATGCGCGCTCTGCATTGATTACTCGTGGATTGGCCGAGTTATGTCGTTTAGGAGATGCATTAGGCGCTAAACTCGCAACGTTGATGGGATTATCGGGTGTTGGTGATATTGTCCTGACATGTACTGACAATCAATCGCGCAATCGTCGATTTGGTTTAGCGTTAGGCCAAGGGATCTCACAAGATCAAGCAGAGCAAACCATCGGGCAGGTTGTTGAAGGTAAAATAAATGCGAAACAAGTGATGCTTCTTGCCCATAAATTAAAGATTGATATGCCTATTTGCCAACAAGTTTATGATGTACTTTTTGCAAAGACCACACCACAACAAGCCGTTACCAACCTTCTTAATCGCCCGCCAAAAACGGAAGGCTAA
- the secB gene encoding protein-export chaperone SecB produces MTDKNTNQDGPVFTIQRIYVKDVSFETPHAPEIFREEWKPEVNVDLQTKTNRLEESIYEVVLHLTVTVKMGERVAFLVEVHEAGIFTVKGFNQDQLGHALGSMCPNILYPYARETISDIVIRGGFPQLLLAPVNFDALYLQHLEQQKQGKAGEGQATRQ; encoded by the coding sequence ATGACAGATAAAAACACGAATCAAGATGGTCCCGTTTTCACCATTCAGCGCATTTACGTTAAAGATGTTTCTTTTGAAACACCCCATGCACCAGAAATTTTCAGAGAAGAATGGAAACCGGAAGTGAATGTTGATTTGCAAACCAAAACAAATCGATTAGAAGAATCGATTTATGAAGTTGTGTTGCATTTAACGGTCACAGTAAAAATGGGTGAGCGAGTTGCCTTTTTAGTTGAAGTCCATGAAGCAGGTATCTTTACCGTCAAAGGTTTCAATCAAGATCAACTTGGTCATGCACTCGGTAGTATGTGTCCTAATATTCTTTATCCTTATGCGCGTGAAACGATTTCAGATATCGTCATTCGTGGCGGCTTCCCACAGTTATTGTTAGCGCCGGTAAATTTTGATGCGCTTTACTTGCAACATTTAGAGCAACAAAAGCAAGGCAAAGCAGGCGAAGGTCAAGCAACACGTCAATGA